In Belonocnema kinseyi isolate 2016_QV_RU_SX_M_011 chromosome 4, B_treatae_v1, whole genome shotgun sequence, a single window of DNA contains:
- the LOC117171582 gene encoding carboxypeptidase Q-like produces the protein MLMFVELLSAPADDTAEDNTIKVCSLPDNVINEINSYEETVNRIVNTATSGQFKDFTWNELRKFVDKFGSRFEGTQNLENSIDYMLQNLRNHSLENVHGEPAMVPHWVRGSESASLILPREKDIALLGLGFSVGTPEDGITAEAIVVKSFDELKQRAEEIPGKIVVFNQEFESYRKTVTYRSGGAREAAKLGAVAALIRSITPVSLYTPHTGYMFYAENVKKIPAACITVEDAELLYRLQQEGEELKINLKMEAQLLPEVESRNVVAELAGDKQSEKIVIVSGHIDSWDVGQGAMDDGGGAFISWSSIVLLKQLDLRPKRTIRAILWTAEEMGAFGAKQYIKSPDAEKRNLQFVMESDIGTFKPLGLEVSGNDQVMCIVQRVLSLLKPLGNLKVKKGIEGDDIEDWLKMGVPGASLWNQNDKYFWYHHTKADTMLVLDPSSLDSGTALFAAVSYVLADISIDLPQEIPHK, from the exons ATGTTGATGTTTGTGGAATTACTATCTGCACCTGCTGATGACACAGCAGAAGATAATACCATTAAGGTTTGTTCCTTACCTGATAATGTGATCAACGAAATTAATTCCTATGAAGAAACAGTCAACAGAATTGTAAACACAGCAACGAGTggacaatttaaagattttacttGGAATGAACTAAGGAAATTTGTAGATAAATTCGGAAGCAGGTTTGAGGGAAcacaaaatctggaaaattcgaTCGACTACATGCTTCAAAACTTAAGAAATCATAGTTTGGAGAACGTTCATGGAGAACCTGCTATGGTTCCCCACTGGGTtag AGGATCTGAATCAGCGTCTCTGATTTTGCCACGTGAGAAAGATATTGCACTCTTAGGCCTAGGATTTAGTGTTGGAACTCCTGAAGATGGAATTACTGCGGAAGCTATTGTTGTGAAAAGTTTTGATGAATTGAAACAAAGAGCAGAAGAg ATTCCCGGAAAGATTGTTGTTTTCAATCAGGAATTTGAATCTTATAGAAAAACTGTGACATACAGAAGTGGAGGTGCTAGAGAAGCTGCAAAATTAGGGGCAGTTGCTGCCCTGATTCGTTCAATAACACCTGTTTCATTATATACTCCTCACACAGGTTATATGTTTTAtgcagaaaatgttaaaaaaatcccaGCAGCTTGTATAACTGTCGAGGATGCTGAGCTTTTATACAGATTACAACAAGAAG gcgAAGAActgaaaataaatctgaaaatggAAGCTCAACTGCTTCCTGAAGTTGAATCGCGAAATGTTGTAGCTGAATTAGCTGGTGACAAACAATCTGAAAAAATAGTCATCGTTTCTGGTCATATTGATAGTTGGGATGTTGGTCAAGGAGCTATGGATGATGGTGGAGGAGCTTTTATTTCCTGGAGTTCTATAGTTCTTCTGAAACAATTAGATCTGCGACCTAAAAGAACGATAAG AGCAATATTGTGGACTGCTGAGGAGATGGGCGCGTTTGGAGCAAAGCAATATATTAAAAGCCCTGATGCAGAAAAAAGAAATCTCCAGTTCGTCATGGAATCTGATATTGGAACATTCAAGCCTCTTGGATTGGAAGTTTCTGGAAATGATCAAGTTATGTGTATCGTTCAGAGAGTATTAAG cTTGCTGAAGCCACTGGGaaatttaaaggtaaaaaaaGGTATCGAGGGTGATGATATTGAAGACTGGCTAAAAATGGGAGTACCAGGAGCCTCACTGTggaatcaaaatgataaatatttttggtacCATCATACAAAAGCGGACACAATGTTAGTGCTAGACCCATCTTCATTAGATTCTGGAACTGCACTTTTTGCGGCAGTTTCATACGTATTGGCTGACATAAGTATTGATTTGCCTCAGGAGATTCCTCATAAATGA
- the LOC117171746 gene encoding carboxypeptidase Q-like isoform X1 produces the protein MSRMWIINNFHLLLLMLMFVELLSAPINGTTDDNTVEVCSLSDSLIKEIDSYEEIVNRIVNTATSGPFKGFTWNELSKFVDKFGSRFEGTQNLENSIDYMLQNSINHSLENVHGEPAIVPHWVRGSESASLILPRQKDIALSGLGYSVGTPKEGITAEAIVVKNFDELKRRSKEIRGKIVVFNQDFESYGKTVAYRSRGASEAAKLGAVAALIRSVTPVSLYTPHTGMMSYAEDVTKIPGACITIEDAELLYRLQQEGEPLQINLKMEAQMLPEVQSRNLVAELAGDRQPGKIVIVSGHVDSWDVGQGAMDDGGGAFISWSSLVLLKQLDLRPKRTIRAIMWTAEEMGIIGANQYIQSHEAEKRNLQFLLESDIGTFKPLGLEVSGNDQVQCIVQRVLSLLKPLGNLKVKKGMEGPDIQDWLQMGVPGASLWNRNDKYFWYHHTNADTMVVEDPSSLDSGTALFAAVSYVLADISIDLPHGKSL, from the exons ATGAGCAGAATGTGGATTATCAACAATTTCCACTTATTACTATTAATGTTGATGTTTGTGGAATTATTATCTGCACCAATTAATGGCACCACAGATGACAATACTGTCGAGGTTTGTTCCTTATCTGATAGTTTGATCAAGGAAATTGATTCCTATGAAGAAATTGTCAACAGAATTGTCAACACAGCTACCAGTGGACCATTTAAAGGATTTACTTGGAACGAACTAAGCAAATTTGTAGACAAATTTGGAAGCAGGTTTGAAGGAAcacaaaatctggaaaattcgaTTGACTACATGCTTCAAAATTCGATAAATCATAGTTTGGAGAACGTTCATGGAGAACCTGCTATAGTTCCCCACTGGGTCAG aGGATCTGAATCAGCGTCTCTTATTTTACCACGTCAGAAGGATATTGCACTCTCAGGACTAGGATATAGTGTTGGAACTCCTAAAGAAGGAATTACAGCGGAAGCTATTGTCGTGAAAAATTTTGACGAATTGAAACGACGATCAAAAGAG ATTCGAGGAAAGATTGTTGTTTTCAATCAGGACTTTGAATCCTACGGAAAAACAGTGGCATATAGATCTCGTGGAGCTAGTGAAGCTGCAAAACTAGGGGCAGTCGCTGCCCTGATTCGTTCAGTAACACCAGTTTCATTGTATACTCCTCACACAGGTATGATGTCTTATGCAGAAGATGTTACAAAAATCCCAGGAGCTTGTATAACAATTGAGGATGCTGAACTTTTATACAGATTACAACAAGAAg GTGAACCACTGCAAATAAATCTCAAAATGGAAGCTCAAATGCTTCCTGAAGTTCAGTCACGAAACCTCGTAGCAGAATTAGCTGGTGACAGACAACCTGGAAAGATAGTCATCGTTTCTGGTCATGTTGATAGTTGGGACGTTGGTCAAGGAGCCATGGATGATGGCGGGGGAGCTTTTATTTCCTGGAGTTCTTTAGTTCTTCTGAAACAATTAGATTTGCGACCTAAGAGAACGATAAG AGCAATAATGTGGACTGCTGAGGAGATGGGCATAATTGGAGCAAATCAATATATTCAAAGTCATGAAGCAGAAAAAAGGAATCTGCAATTCCTCCTGGAATCTGATATTGGAACATTTAAGCCTCTTGGATTGGAAGTTTCTGGAAATGATCAAGTTCAGTGTATTGTTCAGAGAGTTTTAAG TTTGCTGAAACCATTGGGaaatttaaaggtaaaaaaaGGTATGGAGGGTCCTGATATTCAAGACTGGCTACAAATGGGGGTACCAGGTGCCTCATTGTGGAAtcgaaatgataaatatttttggtacCATCATACAAATGCGGACACAATGGTAGTAGAAGACCCATCTTCCTTGGATTCTGGAACCGCACTTTTTGCTGCAGTTTCATATGTATTGGCTGATATAAGTATTGATTTGCCTCATGGTAAATCATTGTAA
- the LOC117171746 gene encoding carboxypeptidase Q-like isoform X2: protein MSRMWIINNFHLLLLMLMFVELLSAPINGTTDDNTVEVCSLSDSLIKEIDSYEEIVNRIVNTATSGPFKGFTWNELSKFVDKFGSRFEGTQNLENSIDYMLQNSINHSLENVHGEPAIVPHWVRGSESASLILPRQKDIALSGLGYSVGTPKEGITAEAIVVKNFDELKRRSKEIRGKIVVFNQDFESYGKTVAYRSRGASEAAKLGAVAALIRSVTPVSLYTPHTGMMSYAEDVTKIPGACITIEDAELLYRLQQEGEPLQINLKMEAQMLPEVQSRNLVAELAGDRQPGKIVIVSGHVDSWDVGQGAMDDGGGAFISWSSLVLLKQLDLRPKRTIRAIMWTAEEMGIIGANQYIQSHEAEKRNLQFLLESDIGTFKPLGLEVSGNDQVQCIVQRVLR, encoded by the exons ATGAGCAGAATGTGGATTATCAACAATTTCCACTTATTACTATTAATGTTGATGTTTGTGGAATTATTATCTGCACCAATTAATGGCACCACAGATGACAATACTGTCGAGGTTTGTTCCTTATCTGATAGTTTGATCAAGGAAATTGATTCCTATGAAGAAATTGTCAACAGAATTGTCAACACAGCTACCAGTGGACCATTTAAAGGATTTACTTGGAACGAACTAAGCAAATTTGTAGACAAATTTGGAAGCAGGTTTGAAGGAAcacaaaatctggaaaattcgaTTGACTACATGCTTCAAAATTCGATAAATCATAGTTTGGAGAACGTTCATGGAGAACCTGCTATAGTTCCCCACTGGGTCAG aGGATCTGAATCAGCGTCTCTTATTTTACCACGTCAGAAGGATATTGCACTCTCAGGACTAGGATATAGTGTTGGAACTCCTAAAGAAGGAATTACAGCGGAAGCTATTGTCGTGAAAAATTTTGACGAATTGAAACGACGATCAAAAGAG ATTCGAGGAAAGATTGTTGTTTTCAATCAGGACTTTGAATCCTACGGAAAAACAGTGGCATATAGATCTCGTGGAGCTAGTGAAGCTGCAAAACTAGGGGCAGTCGCTGCCCTGATTCGTTCAGTAACACCAGTTTCATTGTATACTCCTCACACAGGTATGATGTCTTATGCAGAAGATGTTACAAAAATCCCAGGAGCTTGTATAACAATTGAGGATGCTGAACTTTTATACAGATTACAACAAGAAg GTGAACCACTGCAAATAAATCTCAAAATGGAAGCTCAAATGCTTCCTGAAGTTCAGTCACGAAACCTCGTAGCAGAATTAGCTGGTGACAGACAACCTGGAAAGATAGTCATCGTTTCTGGTCATGTTGATAGTTGGGACGTTGGTCAAGGAGCCATGGATGATGGCGGGGGAGCTTTTATTTCCTGGAGTTCTTTAGTTCTTCTGAAACAATTAGATTTGCGACCTAAGAGAACGATAAG AGCAATAATGTGGACTGCTGAGGAGATGGGCATAATTGGAGCAAATCAATATATTCAAAGTCATGAAGCAGAAAAAAGGAATCTGCAATTCCTCCTGGAATCTGATATTGGAACATTTAAGCCTCTTGGATTGGAAGTTTCTGGAAATGATCAAGTTCAGTGTATTGTTCAGAGAGTTTTAAG gtaa